TTATTCGTAATTCTCCTGTTCCGATTGGAACAGTACCGATTTATCAAGCTTTGGAAAAAGTCGATGGTGTGGCGGAAAATCTGACTTGGGAGATTTTTAAAGACACGCTGATTGAACAAGCAGAACAAGGCGTAGATTACTTTACCATCCATGCAGGCGTGTTATTGCGTTATGTACCCATGACAGCAAACCGTTTAACGGGCATTGTTTCTCGGGGTGGCTCGATCATGGCACAGTGGTGTTTGGCGCATCATCAAGAGAATTTCCTCTATACCCATTTTGATGAGATCTGTGAAATCATGAAAGCCTATGATGTGTCATTTAGCTTAGGCGATGGCTTACGTCCCGGCTGTATTCAAGATGCCAATGACGAAGCGCAATTTTCTGAACTGCGTACTTTAGGTGAGCTGACTCATCGGGCTTGGCAACATGATGTGCAAGTGATGATTGAAGGCCCCGGTCATGTGCCGATGCATATGATTAAGGAAAATATGGATCTGCAACTTGAGGTGTGTCAAGAAGCGCCTTTTTATACTCTAGGACCACTCACCACCGATATTGCACCGGGCTATGACCATATTACCTCAGCGATTGGTGCTGCGATGATTGGGTGGTATGGTACAGCTATGCTCTGTTATGTCACCCCCAAAGAGCATTTGGGTTTGCCGAATAAGAAAGATGTCAAAGACGGGATTATCACCTATAAAATTGCTGCGCATGCTGCAGATTTGGCCAAAGGACATCCGGGAGCCCAAGTACGTGATAATGCCCTATCAAAGGCACGTTTTGAATTTCGCTGGGAAGATCAATTTAATTTAAGTTTAGACCCAGATACCGCCCGCTCGATGCATGATGAAACCTTGCCTAAGGAAGCGCATAAATCCGCACATTTTTGTTCCATGTGTGGTCCAAAATTCTGCTCGATGAAAATTAGTCAAAATGTGAGAGAGTATGCTCAAAATCATCAGGATGAGAACAATTCCGAGCAAAATACTCAGGAAGTTGAAATGGGTCTAGCACAGATGAAAAGCGAATTTCAAAAACAAGGGCAAAAGTTGTATCACACTGTGTAAATTGACAAAAAATTCGTTTGTCTTTCTAAATTTCTCAGTTAGGATGAAATGAATCATTTCATCCTAACTTATGCGAATGAAAATTCTCGAAAACGCCACGTATAATAAAAACGATTTTGAAATTACTCAGCGTGAATACCTGTATCAAGGATTTATCAAAGTTGAGAAAATCAGTTTAAAACACCAATTGTTTAATCAACTCGCATATACCTCGACCATTCAACGTGAATTGATTCGCCGTAAAGAAGCAGCTGGCGTACTTCTGTATAACGATCAACAACAGCGTTTTGCTTTAATTGAACAATTTCGGGTCGGTGCAATTGATGACCCTGTATCGCCTTGGCAGCTGGAAATCATTGCAGGGGTTTTGGATGATGATGAATCGCCTGAAAGCTGTATTCGCCGTGAAAGTGTCGAAGAATCAGGCTGTGAAATCCAAGATTTAGAGCATCTCTTTAGCTTTTATCCTTCTGCGGGCGCATGTGATGAAGTATTTCATTTGTATGTCGCTCAAGCCGAATTACCTAAACACGGCGGTGTGTTTGGTATGCCGGATGAAGGTGAGAATATTCAATTGCATATTTTGAACTATGCCGACCTTCAGCCTTTATTGGCTTCGGGACGTTTAAGAAATGCACCGGTGATTATGGCCTTACAATGGTTAAAACAACACATCGTCCCGTTGGGTCATGCTTAAGGAGCGGTGGTTGTGAATGCATTGATGCCATTAAACCCGAATGAAAAGATTATTATTCAGATCACTGATTCACATTTGATGGATCGTGCTGATGCTCAGTTTGTCAAAATGAATCCTGAGCAAAGTTTTCATGCCGTGATTGAAGATATGCTGTCGCAGTATCCGCATATTGATGCGATTATTCATACCGGTGATGTGGCACAAGTGGCAAAACCTGAAACCTATGCGCGCTATCAGCAATATATGCAACGCTTAGGTATTCCTTTTTACCAAATTCCCGGCAATCATGATGACGTTGCGCATTTCCCTTTTGCCGCACCCGATCCGATTCCGGCGGTACTGAGTTTTCACAATTGGCGCTTTATTTTGCTCAACAGTGCCGTGCCTGATCGGATCGATGGTTGGATTGGTAGCGAACAATTGGTGCATTTAGAGCGTTTATTAGAACAACATCAAACTCATGATGTGGTGCTGGCCTGTCATCATCATCCTTTAGAGATGCAATCGCATTGGATTGATCAGCACAAACTGAAAAATACCAAACAATTGACCGAAATTTTACAACAATATAACAATATCAAAGCAGTGATTTGTGGTCATGTGCATCAGGACTCATTAAATCTGTGGAATAACATTCAGTTCCTGTCGACCCCTGCCACTTCGGTACAATTTAAACCAAAAAGCCAAGATTTTGCCCTCGATGACTTAGCCCCGGGCTATCGGAGTTTCCGTCTAAAAGAAAATGGTGAGTTTGAGACCCAAGTACACCGTTTGACGGACTTTACTCAACATATAAATAAAGATATTTCAGGCTATTAGCTTTTCTTTTCTGCCATTTTGATTTAGTTTATCCATCCAAAAGGATTTCTACAAAGACAAAACCCGATATTCATGGCTTTCATCTTTGCTAAAAAATCTATATGATGACGCCCCCGATGGCAACATTCTATCGGAAGCGATAAAAATACTTGCATATCACCATATTTTTTACGTATCGATATACGTATATGATGAGGATTGCCCTTTATGGCGAATGAAAACCAAACTCAAGTGTTGGAAGAAACAAACGGTTTAGTGGAAGAAAAAGCTAAACGCGTGCGCAAAACCAAGCCAAAGACGACTGAAGGCGGCACCACAGCGAGTCTATTTGGCATCGAGCCTTATCAGCCGAAGAAAAACGAAGAATACATGTCTGAAGGACAACTTGAGCATTTCCGCAAAATTTTGTTGGCGTGGAAAGAAGAGTTAATGTCTGAAGTGGATCGTACCCTAAACACCATGCAAGACGAAAATACCGCTTTGCCAGATGTCAATGACCGTGCGACCCAAGAAGAAGAATTTGCAATTGAATTACGTACCCGTGACCGTGAACGTAAACTCATCCGTAAAATCGAGCAATCTGTTGAAGCGATTAAAAACGATGACTATGGTTTCTGTGAAACCTGTGGTATCGAAATTGGCTTACGTCGTTTAGAAGCACGCCCAACAGCAACGCTTTGTATTGATTGCAAAACTTTGGCTGAAATCAAAGAGAAGCAAAATAACGGTTAATATGTTATTCAATAATCCTCCCCTCTCCGCGCCTGTCTCTCAGGAACGGAATCAACAGGTGGTGGCTTATCGGGGTCGGTTTGCGCCATCGCCAACCGGCCCTTTGCATTTTGGCTCTTTGATTACCGCGGTTGCGAGTTTCTGTGAAGCCAAATCTCAAGGCGGTGAATGGATTGTTCGGATTGAAGACACCGACATCCCGCGCATCTACCCCGGCAGTGAAGAACATATCTTAAAGTGCTTAGACGCTTTTGAATTTGAATCTGATGCCCCGATCATTTTTCAAAAAGATCGTTTAGATATTTACCAAGCCGTCTTAGAACATCTGCATACACAAGGCTTGGTCTATGCCTGCCAATGCACTCGCAAAATGCTCGGCTCCAATCATATCTATCAAGGCACCTGCCGAGATTTAAACCTGCCCTTTCAAGATCAAGCCATACGATTAAAAATTGATGATCAGCCGATTTGTTTCAATGATCTTTTACAAGGTCAGCATTGCTCCAATTTAAAACAGGATTTAGGCGACTTCGTGCTGAAACGCCGTGATGGCATTATCAACTATCAATTGGCTGTGGTGGTTGATGATTATCTGCAAGGCGTGACCCATGTGGTGCGTGGTGCAGATTTACTCGACAACACGGAACGACAAATTTGGTTGGGACAATGCTTGGGCTATCCGAAGCTAAGCTATATGCATCTGCCGTTGGCGATGAATGACCGTGGCGATAAACTCTCTAAACAAAACCATGCTATGGCTTTAGATATTGCACATGCACCAAAACTGTTGGCACAAGCCCTACAAGCCTTAGGGCAACCCCCTGTCGATCTTGATCGACCAAGTATCATGCTTCAACAAGCGGTACAACAATGGCAACGTGATTTGATTCCCAAAGGCACGTCTATTCAAGGGATTTTTCAGTAAGCCTGAGCATGCTCTTAAATTGGAGATGTATAACGATTCCACTCACACAATTGATCTTGTCTTTAACATCAAAAGTGTCCAATAATGACAGCCGAATTAGACTTATAAAATTAAAATAATCGGGAGTATCAGCTTATGTTCTTTATTTTTGGTGTTGGACCCAAGACCGTCAAAACCGCCCAAGGTCAATTTAAATGTCCGGTCTGTCGCAGCTATAGCGGTTATGAAATCAAACAACAACGTAATTATTTTTCATTGTTCTTTATTCCTTTAATTCCACTGTCTAAGCCCAAATCGGGACAAGTACAATGCTTACACTGTGGTACCTTTATGCCGACCCTCGTGTTACAACAAGTAGAAAATGATGTCCGTCCGAATGAATAAATAATCAAAACATCAGAACACAGAAGATTAAGAGAGATAAGGAAGGAACATGATTGGTGATGACTCACCAATCATGTTGGAACAGATGTTAGAAGCTAGACTCTTCTTTAGCGCTGTTTTTCACTTGGGTGGTGGCATCAATTTTAAGCATTAAGCTGACCATCACCGCACACATAATCAAAGAGGAACCACCATAACTAATAAAGGGTAAGGTCAAACCTTTGGTTGGGAGCATGCCCATGTTCATCCCAGCATTCACCATGATCTGTAGCAAGAAAATGATACTGATGCCGTAAGCCAAGTAACCTGCACGCAAGTATTGGTTTTTCAAGGCACGATGACCAATTTTGATACACATCACCACCATGGTAAAGGACAGAATCATCACAGTTGTGATACCAAAGAAACCAAATTCTTCTGCCAAAATCGCCAACATAAAGTCGGTATGTGCTTCTGGCAAATACGACATTTTTTGGATACTGTGTCCAAGTCCGACCCCAAACCATTCGCCCCGACCAAAGGCCATCAACGCATTGGTCAGCTGATAACCGGTACCGAGCGGGTCTGCCCAAGGGTTGGTAAATGACACCAAACGTTCAAAACGATACGGTTCAAACACCACCAAGAACACGAATGCAATCAGGATCGCACCGAGTGCAATACCAAACTGAATCAATGGCGCACCGGCAAGGAAAAACACCCCAAGCATGGTAAACACAATCACCACGGTTGCCCCTAAGTCAGGCTCCGCAATGATTAAACCGACCGTGAGCAACATGATAATCCCGAGTCGCACCAAGCCTTTGACATTGCTGCGCACTTCTTCAGCACGGCGCACCACATAATCCGCAGTAAAAATCGCCATCATCAGCTTCGCCGCTTCAGTCGGTTGGAAGGTAAAACCCGCCAAACGAATCCAACGGGTTGAACCATTCACCTCTGATCCGATCGCGAGCACTGAAAGCAACAGCACAATGGTGATCAGCCACAAGGGAAAAGTATTTTTAAACCATGTGTTCAGTGATACCCGATAGGCAAACACCGCTGCCACAAATGCCACCACAATCGAAATCAAATGTCGGGTCACATAATGAAACGGATTTTCCAGTAAGCGTTCTGCATAGGGCATGGAGGCAGAACCGACCATGACCGTGCCAAGACTTAATAATGCCACCACACAGAAAATCAGTACATTACGTGGAGTAATCTCGCTCGGCACTTTCGGTGCAAAGCGATCATAGACCTCAGAAATTTTAGTGATTGTTGTCTGAGTAAACCCAGCCATAAAACTTTCCTTATTGTTTTTTTAGTTCAGTGCATTGACCAAAGCAACGAACTGACGTCCTCGCTCTGGATAACCTGAAAACATATCGAAACTGGCACAGGCAGGTGACAACAGCACCACATCTTGCGCCTGAGTACATTGTTGGCACAGCGCCACGGCTTCTTGCAAGGATTCAGCATGTAGCAGTGTGGTCGTGCCTGCAATGGCTGTTTCAATGATCGGACGATCTTCACCAATCAGCACTGCAACTTGAGCGAATTTACTTAATGAGTCACGTAAGGCTGTAAAGTCCTGCCCTTTGCCTTGACCACCTAGGATGATTGCGACTTTACCGCCTTGTGCTTCAATGGCAGCGCCTAAACCATCCAATGCCGCCAAAGTTGCGCCAATGTTGGTGCCTTTCGAGTCATTGTAATAACGTACGCCATTCACTTCTTTGACGAACTCACAACGATGCTCCAAGCCTTTAAAGGTTTTTAAGGTCTCTAACATGCCCTCAAGTGGCAAGCCAATCGCTTCACCTAACGCCAAACATGCCAAAGCATTCGCGACATTATGTGTACCTTGAATATACATCTCGCTACTTTTCAGCAAGCGTTCACGACCACGTGCCAACCAAATCGTGCCATCAGTATCTCTAAGTACCCCATATTGATTGATATCTGGTGCATTCAAACCAAAGCTTTGCATTGGGGTTGCATCAGGCACCAACGGACGGGTCAATGAATCATCTCGGTTATACACCACCTTTTTTACACCTTGGAAAATACGGTGTTTCGCAGTGTGATAACCCATCATGTCACCATGACGGTCTAAATGATCTTCACTCATGTTGAGGACAACCGCCACTTCAGCATTTAAGTTTGACGTGGTCTCTAACTGAAAACTAGAAAGCTCAAGAATGTACAGCTCAGGATCATCTTTGGTTAAGTCCAATGCCGGACGACCCAAATTACCCCCAACTGCGACTTTTCTGCCTGCCTGTTCAGCCATGAGTCCAATTAAGGTGGTCACGGTGCTTTTGGCATTTGAACCCGTGATCCCCACAATCGGCTTATCCGTCGCACGGCGTAATACTTGAATCTCACTGATCACTGGAATGCCTTTGGCAATCGCCGCTTGGATTTCAGGCAGTTTCGGATCCAGCCCCGGACTGATAATAATTTCTTCAGCGCTCAGTAATAAGTCTTGATCCAACACACCAAAATGGGTCTGGACCTCGCTTGGAATTTTGTCATGCCCGGGAGGAACGGCACGAGAATCGGTTACAGCAACACGGTAGCCTTTTTCATATAAGAAATTTACGGCTGAAACCCCTGATATTCCGAGTCCAGCGACCACTTTTAATCCACCGCGTTGTATCAACATTTTGCCTCACCAGCATCATTTTTTTAAACTTGCAAAATGTTAGCACTTTGCCGTTTTTATTGCTTTTTTTGTTTTAGATTTCTCAGCGTTTTTTTGTGACTGAGCGTAAAAAAGCCGTCACCATGATGACGGCTGTTATTCGATAAAATCATTTGGAAAATAAATGCTTTATTTCCATTTCACCGACTGAACTTCAACTTTGGCTTTCGGTTCTGTTGCGGAACAGCCACAACTACCACCACAACCACTGACTTCAGCTGGTTTGAACCATTTGGCTAAGCCATGCCAACCCAATTGTTCACATGCCTTGGATAAGCGTAGGAAAACTGAATAGGCTGATTTTGGAAAGACCTTTTTGAATACGACAATCGCACTCCAAATCACCAATACCGCAACAATCAATACTTCAATCATGTTCAGTCTCCTACACTTTAGACTTGATCAGTCCCATTAACCCAAATAATGGCGGGCGATGTTATAGGCCAAGAACGACATTAAATACGCCAAACCAAATAAATAAATCGTCATAAAACTCACGGTTTTCCATGAGCCTGTTTCACGACGTACCGTTGCCAAGGTAGCTAAACAATGCGGTGCATAGATAAACCACACCAACAGTGAAATTCCGGTGGCCAATGACCAACCTAAATTACCATCACTACTGATAATCGATGCCAAACCATTGGCCATAGCATCTTCATCCACCGCCGATAAGGCATATACGGTACCCAGTGCTGCCACCACCACTTCACGTGCCGCCATGGCAGGAATCAAGGCAATACAAATCTGCCAATTAAAGCCGAGCGGTGCAAAAATCGGTTGCATTAAATGACCAAGCATCCCAGCAAGTGAATAATCAATCGCAGGCAAGGTCGCGCCTTCAGGTGGTTGTGGGAAAGTACACAAGAACCACAGCAAAATCGACAATGCGAAAATAATCCCACCGACACGTTTTAAGAAGATTTTGGCGCGATCCAACAGACCAATCCAAATGCTCTTTAAGTCAGGAAAACGATAGCTTGGCAATTCCATCAATAACATGTGTTGATGTTTGTCCTTGTTAAACAACTTCAACACAAATGCCACCACCAAGGCACTTAAAATCCCTGCCATATACAAAGCAAACAATACTAAGCCTTGTAGATTGAAAAAGCCCCACACGGTTTGCTCGGGAACAAAGGCAGCAATCAGCAAGGCATACACCGGCAAACGTGCCGAACAGGTCATCAGCGGTGCCACAAAAATCGTGGTTAAACGGTCTTTCGGATCACTGATACTACGCGTTGCCATAATGCCGGGAATCGCACAGGCAAAGCTCGATAACAAAGGAATAAAGGCACGACCTGAAAGACCGGCTTTAAACATCAGTTTATCGAGTAAGAATGCCGCGCGCGGTAAATAACCCGATTCTTCCAGCACCAAAATAAAGAAGAACAGAATCAAAATCTGTGGCAAGAACACCACCACACCGCCTGCACCAGCAATCACACCATCCACGACTAAACTGTTCAATAGTGGATGTTGAATGTATTGCCCGACATATTCTCCAAGCCATGCAAATAAAGCTTCAATGCCATCCATAAATGGTGCCGCCCAAGTAAACACGGCTTGGAACACCACAAACATCATCACCGCAAGGCTGACTAAGCCCAAGACAGGATGCAAAAAAATCTTATCGAGAAAATCTGAGCGTTTGTCTTCATGATCAACCGAATGCACCACGTCATTTAAAATGGTGGCAATCTTTTCATGGTTGTCACCTTTTAAACCACTCAGTTCAGTATGTGGCACTGCATATTTGCCCTGATCGAGTGCACTCATCAAGTTTTCAATGCCGGCATCACGTACCGCTACGGTTTCCACCACCGGAATACCGAGACGTTGTGAGAGTTTTTGAGTATTGATTTGCATGCCACGACGGCGTGCTTCATCCATCATGTTTAAAACCAACAGAATCGGGCGTCCCAATTCAATCATTTCAAGCACAAGACCCAAATGCAGTTTCAGGTTGGTGGCGTCGACCACGCACAAGAACGCATCTTGCTCGCCTTCTTCTGCAATTTTGCCTTGCACCACATCGCGGGTAATCGCTTCATCAGGGCTGGTTGCATTAAGACTATACGTGCCCGGCAAATCCAACACGCGAACAGGCTTAGCTGAAGGTAAGACAAATTGACCGACTTTACGTTCAACCGTTACCCCGGCATAGTTGGCAACCTTTTGACGAGTTCCGGTTAAATGATTGAACAGTGAAGTTTTACCGCAGTTGGGGTTACCGACAAGCGCAATACGTAAGGCATCACCACTCATGCAGATGCCCCTTGTTGTACGATATCGATTTTTTCAGCTTCAACTTTACGCAGTGCAAATCGTGTGAATCCTAATTGAATCAAAATCGGGTCACCACCAAAGATTCCCTTGGTGATCACCTGAACTTTGGCACCCGGAATAAAGCCCAGTGTTTCGAGTCGACTTGCGACCACATCATTTTGATTCATATCGCCATTTTGAGTACGATGAACGGCACGAATGACCGCTGATTGTTTAACTTTTAAATCAGATAAACGCACTGCATCCAATCCTTAACTATTTTGTACAGTATACAAACAAATGAGAATAATTACCAATTAAGCTTTGTGCTGAGAGCCATGCCGCCATTTATTCATCGACAGTTAAAATATTTTGATCTACAGTGACTTTATCCCATCTTAGTATGGGTAAAAGGATTAAATTTATACCCTCATGTTAAATAAAAAACCTCGTACACCTGCACCTGTCGTGATTCCCAATACGCTTTATTTTCTACACGGCTTTAAAGATTATTTGGTGGCGCAAACCGTCAGCCCGCATACCCGTAATGCTTATTTATCCGATCTGATTCAGTGCAGCGAAGCATCAACCAAATCCATGCAAGAGTGGACGCATGATGATATTTCTGATGTGCTGATTTATCTGACCAAAGCCGGTAAAAGTCCACGCTCGATTGCCCGTAGCTTATCGGCATTGCGTTCTTTTTATAAATTTCTACGTGAGCAAAAACTCAGAACAGACAATCCGGTTGCCTCACATAAAACCCCAAAACTTGGCCGTGCCTTACCGAAGGACTTATCTGAGCAAGATGTTGAGGCTTTAATTCATGCCCCCGATGTCAGCACCGCTTTGGGCTTACGTGACCGTGCCATGTTCGAAGTGTTATACGCCTGCGGTTTACGGGTCAGTGAACTGATTAATTTACGTATTGATTTTTTAAACTTAAATCAAGGCTATCTACGTATTTTAGGTAAAGGTAACAAAGAACGCTTGGTGCCGATGGGGCAAGTCGCCTGTGAATGGATTGAAAAATATATCCAAGAGGGTCGTCCTCATTTGTACAAATCTGCCACGGATTATCTATTTCTGACCCAGCATGGTGGGATTATGAGTCGGCAAAATTTTTGGTATGCGATTAAACGTTATGCTTTACAAGCGGGTATTCAAAGTGAATTATCACCGCATACATTACGCCACGCCTTTGCCACACACTTACTCAATCATGGCGCAGATTTGCGCGTGGTGCAGATGCTGCTTGGGCATAGTGACTTGTCCACCACACAGATTTATACCCATGTCGCACAAGTACGCATGCAACATTTACATGCCACGCATCATCCACGTGCTTAGTGCTTGTAAACGTCATTTCTAATATCGTTGCACATGTCGCGATGAATCTAGAAAAATGCCATTAAATCAGCGCAGCAGAGGGTTGTCGGTCAGGATTTTATGAATCGGCTGATTTTTTTGCTATGCTTATTCACCTCAAAATAATGTCAAAATTTAAAAGGGTTGTTTATGCCATTTACCCGTTCAAAATTAGTAATGATGTCTGCACTCACTGCCAGCCTAATGCTCAGCGCATGTGGTCAATCTGACAATGCAAAGAAAGATGACGGCACACTCACCGCCACCGCACCAGCCACCGGTCAAGCATCCAACATTACTGAACGCAATGCTCAACAGCGCCTGATTCAGACTTTAGAGAAGAATTTTAAAACTGCCAATATCAATGCCAAAGTCATTGAAGTCAAACCGACTGAAGTGCCGAATATCGTTTGGGTCAATTTAGAGGGTATGTCTCCGATCTATGCCACCGCTGATGGAAAATATCTGATCCAAGGCGATTTACTGCGTTTAGGGGATAAAACCATTCACAATGTCGGTGAAAACTTACAAGCAGCCAACAATAAAAAACTGCTGTCTAGCCTGAAAGTTGAAGACCTGATTGTGTACCCTGCCAAAGGCAAAGCCAAACATGTGGTGTATGTGTTTACCGATGTGAGCTGTCCGTACTGCCACAAACTGCATGAACATATGGGTGAGATCAATGCCGCGGGTATTGAAGTGCGTTATATCGCATGGCCACGTGGCGACCAATTTATGCCAACCATGGAAAGCGTGTGGTGTAGTGAAGATCGTAAAACCGCCTTTGACCAAGCGATTTCAGGTGCGCCACTTGCGCCAGCATCGTGTCAAAATCCTGTTAAAGATCAATACGCATTGGGTCAAAGCATGGGCGTGAATGGCACCCCTGCCATTTACAGTCAAGACGGTATTTACCTCGGTGGATACATGACGGCAGAGGAAATTTCTAAGCGTTTAAATAACTAATATTTATGGCTTTAATTCCCGTTTTTTATACAACAAGATAAAGTTTTAGATATGCTAGAGATTGGCTTGCTTTTTAGCTATGATCTAGCATGAACAACCTTTTTATATATATTTGGAGTGTGACGTGAAACCAGTTCGTCTGGCTATACTCGGTCTAGGAACCGTAGGTGGTGGTGCCCTTAAACTATTACAAGAAAACGCTGCTGAAATTAGACGTCGCACCGATCGTGAAATTCAAATTACCCATGTGGGGACTCGTCGTCCTCGCCCTGATTTAAATCTCCCTGATTCAGTCAAGCAAAGTGCCGATTTGATGGACATCGTCCGTCAACCTGATGTCGATGTCGTGGTGGAAGTCATGGGTGGCATTCATCCAGCTTACGAATTGATTATGGAAGCGATGAAGCACGGAAAACACGTGGTCACTGCCAATAAAGCGTTATTGGCTGAGCACGGTACAGCACTGTTTAAAGCCGCAGATGAATACAAAGTACAGATTGCCTATGAAGCCGCTGTTGCTGGCGGTATTCCAATTATTAAAGTGATCCGTGAAGGTCTTGCTGCAAATCGTATTGATTGGTTGGCAGGCATCATCAATGGTACAGGTAATTTCATTTTATCTGAAATGCGTGAAAAAGGTCGTGCCTTTGCCGATGTGCTGAAAGAAGCGCAAGAACTCGGTTATGCCGAAGCAGATCCAACCTTTGACGTGGAAGGCATTGACGCTGCACATAAGCTGACTTTGCTTGCTTCCATTGCTTTTGGTATTCCACTTCAGTTTGACAAGGTCTTTACCGAAGGCATCAGTAAAATCACCGCTCAAGATGTCAAATATGCCGAAGAACTCGGTTTCCGTATCAAGCATCTAGGCATTGCACGTCGTGCGGAAAAAGGCATTGAGCTCCGTGTACATCCAACACTTATTCCAGCAGAAGAACTGCTTGCCAATGTAAACGGCGTGAAGAATGCGGTCTTGGTTCACGCCAATGCTGTCGGTCCAACACTGTACTACGGTGCAGGCGCAGGTGCAGGTCCAACTGCTTCTGCTGTAGTGGCTGATGTGGTGGATATCGTGCGTGACATTATCTATACCGAAGATGGTGCAGGAA
The sequence above is drawn from the Acinetobacter lanii genome and encodes:
- a CDS encoding homoserine dehydrogenase is translated as MKPVRLAILGLGTVGGGALKLLQENAAEIRRRTDREIQITHVGTRRPRPDLNLPDSVKQSADLMDIVRQPDVDVVVEVMGGIHPAYELIMEAMKHGKHVVTANKALLAEHGTALFKAADEYKVQIAYEAAVAGGIPIIKVIREGLAANRIDWLAGIINGTGNFILSEMREKGRAFADVLKEAQELGYAEADPTFDVEGIDAAHKLTLLASIAFGIPLQFDKVFTEGISKITAQDVKYAEELGFRIKHLGIARRAEKGIELRVHPTLIPAEELLANVNGVKNAVLVHANAVGPTLYYGAGAGAGPTASAVVADVVDIVRDIIYTEDGAGTIPQLAFENLTDLPILTREQMTTGHYIRINAEDQTGVLADVTTILSRAGISIDAIMQQPRLKDLIPIVILTDPIVESVMDEALAQIQALPAIHGEIVRIRLESLDN
- a CDS encoding DUF6587 family protein; translated protein: MIEVLIVAVLVIWSAIVVFKKVFPKSAYSVFLRLSKACEQLGWHGLAKWFKPAEVSGCGGSCGCSATEPKAKVEVQSVKWK
- the xerD gene encoding site-specific tyrosine recombinase XerD translates to MLNKKPRTPAPVVIPNTLYFLHGFKDYLVAQTVSPHTRNAYLSDLIQCSEASTKSMQEWTHDDISDVLIYLTKAGKSPRSIARSLSALRSFYKFLREQKLRTDNPVASHKTPKLGRALPKDLSEQDVEALIHAPDVSTALGLRDRAMFEVLYACGLRVSELINLRIDFLNLNQGYLRILGKGNKERLVPMGQVACEWIEKYIQEGRPHLYKSATDYLFLTQHGGIMSRQNFWYAIKRYALQAGIQSELSPHTLRHAFATHLLNHGADLRVVQMLLGHSDLSTTQIYTHVAQVRMQHLHATHHPRA
- a CDS encoding FeoA family protein, with the translated sequence MRLSDLKVKQSAVIRAVHRTQNGDMNQNDVVASRLETLGFIPGAKVQVITKGIFGGDPILIQLGFTRFALRKVEAEKIDIVQQGASA
- a CDS encoding DsbC family protein, with the protein product MPFTRSKLVMMSALTASLMLSACGQSDNAKKDDGTLTATAPATGQASNITERNAQQRLIQTLEKNFKTANINAKVIEVKPTEVPNIVWVNLEGMSPIYATADGKYLIQGDLLRLGDKTIHNVGENLQAANNKKLLSSLKVEDLIVYPAKGKAKHVVYVFTDVSCPYCHKLHEHMGEINAAGIEVRYIAWPRGDQFMPTMESVWCSEDRKTAFDQAISGAPLAPASCQNPVKDQYALGQSMGVNGTPAIYSQDGIYLGGYMTAEEISKRLNN
- the feoB gene encoding ferrous iron transporter B, whose product is MSGDALRIALVGNPNCGKTSLFNHLTGTRQKVANYAGVTVERKVGQFVLPSAKPVRVLDLPGTYSLNATSPDEAITRDVVQGKIAEEGEQDAFLCVVDATNLKLHLGLVLEMIELGRPILLVLNMMDEARRRGMQINTQKLSQRLGIPVVETVAVRDAGIENLMSALDQGKYAVPHTELSGLKGDNHEKIATILNDVVHSVDHEDKRSDFLDKIFLHPVLGLVSLAVMMFVVFQAVFTWAAPFMDGIEALFAWLGEYVGQYIQHPLLNSLVVDGVIAGAGGVVVFLPQILILFFFILVLEESGYLPRAAFLLDKLMFKAGLSGRAFIPLLSSFACAIPGIMATRSISDPKDRLTTIFVAPLMTCSARLPVYALLIAAFVPEQTVWGFFNLQGLVLFALYMAGILSALVVAFVLKLFNKDKHQHMLLMELPSYRFPDLKSIWIGLLDRAKIFLKRVGGIIFALSILLWFLCTFPQPPEGATLPAIDYSLAGMLGHLMQPIFAPLGFNWQICIALIPAMAAREVVVAALGTVYALSAVDEDAMANGLASIISSDGNLGWSLATGISLLVWFIYAPHCLATLATVRRETGSWKTVSFMTIYLFGLAYLMSFLAYNIARHYLG